A genomic stretch from Gopherus flavomarginatus isolate rGopFla2 chromosome 3, rGopFla2.mat.asm, whole genome shotgun sequence includes:
- the ISL1 gene encoding insulin gene enhancer protein ISL-1, whose product MGDMGDPPKKKRLISLCVGCGNQIHDQYILRVSPDLEWHAACLKCAECNQYLDETCTCFVRDGKTYCKRDYIRLYGIKCAKCSIGFSKNDFVMRARSKVYHIECFRCVACSRQLIPGDEFALRDDGLFCRADHDVVERASLGAGDPLSPLHPARPLQMAAEPISARQPALRPHVHKQPEKTTRVRTVLNEKQLHTLRTCYAANPRPDALMKEQLVEMTGLSPRVIRVWFQNKRCKDKKRSIMMKQLQQQQPNDKTNIQGMTGTPMVAASPERHDGGLQANPVEVQSYQPPWKVLSDFALQSDIDQPAFQQLVNFSEGGPGSNSTGSEVASMSSQLPDTPNSMVASPIEA is encoded by the exons ATGGGAGACATGGGAGACCCACCAAAAA aaaaacGTCTGATTTCCCTATGTGTTGGTTGCGGCAATCAAATTCACGATCAGTATATTCTGAGGGTTTCTCCGGATTTGGAATGGCATGCGGCGTGTTTGAAGTGTGCAGAGTGTAATCAGTATTTGGACGAGACCTGTACGTGCTTTGTTAGGGATGGCAAAACCTACTGTAAAAGAGATTATATCAG GTTATACGGCATCAAGTGCGCCAAGTGCAGCATCGGCTTCAGCAAGAACGACTTCGTGATGCGCGCCCGCTCCAAGGTGTATCACATCGAGTGTTTCCGCTGCGTGGCCTGCAGCCGCCAGCTCATCCCAGGGGACGAGTTCGCGCTGCGGGACGACGGCCTCTTCTGCCGAGCCGACCACGACGTGGTGGAGAGGGCCAGCCTGGGAGCAGGGGACCCGCTCAGCCCCCTTCATCCCGCCAGACCGCTGCAGATGGCAG CAGAACCTATCTCTGCCAGACAGCCCGCTCTTCGACCCCACGTCCACAAGCAGCCGGAGAAGACCACCCGAGTCCGGACTGTGCTTAATGAGAAACAGCTTCACACCTTGAGGACCTGCTACGCTGCCAACCCCAGACCCGACGCGCTTATGAAGGAGCAACTGGTGGAAATGACTGGCCTCAGCCCGAGGGTCATCAGGGTCTGGTTTCAAAACAAGCGATGCAAGGACAAAAAAAGGAGCATCATGATGAAGCAGCTTCAGCAACAGCAGCCCAATGACAAAACT AATATTCAAGGGATGACAGGAACTCCTATGGTGGCTGCTAGTCCTGAGAGACATGATGGGGGTTTACAGGCTAACCCAGTGGAAGTGCAGAGTTACCAGCCTCCTTGGAAAGTACTGAGTGACTTCGCATTGCAGAGTGACATAGATCAACCTGCTTTTCAGCAGCTA GTTAATTTTTCAGAAGGAGGACCAGGTTCCAATTCCACCGGAAGTGAAGTAGCATCAATGTCCTCTCAGCTCCCAGATACACCTAACAGCATGGTAGCCAGTCCTATTGAGGCATGA